The genomic DNA GCGCGCCGCGGTGTCCGCCGATCCGGAAGGGTTCGGGCGCAAGCCGGTCGGCACGGGCGCCTTCTCCCTGCGCGCCTGGGAGCCGAACCAGGCGCTGAAGCTGGCCGCCTTCCCCGGCTATTTCGGCGGCGCGCCGAAGCTGTCCGAGGTCGAGATCCCGCTGATCGCCGAGGAAAGCAGCGGCGTCACCGCCCTGCTGGGCCGTCAGGTGGACCTGACCAGCACCGCGCCCTTCGCCGACATCCCGAACCTGCAGAAGCGCACCGACATCAAGGTGCTGAAGCAGCCGGGGCTCAACACGCGCTTCCTTTGCCTGAACAACCGCAAGCCGCCTTTCGACGACGTGCATTTCCGCCGCGCCGTCTCGCTGGCCATCAACCGCGACGTGCTGGTGCGCGTGGTGCTGTTCGGCGAGGGCGTCGCGACGCCGGGGCTGATCCCGCCCTCCCTGACGGAATCCTACGACCCGAAGCCGAAGCCGCTCTCCTCCTTCAACGCGCAGCGCGCCAAGGAGGAGCTGGCGAAGTCGAAATACGGGCCGGGCACCGAGGGCACGATCATCACCTGGGGCTCCGGCTGGTGGAAGCGCATCGGCGAGGTCGTGGCGGCGCAGGTGAACCAGGTGCTGGGCACGAAACTCACCGTCGAGGTCAACGAGGCCAATACCGTCTTCTCCCGCATCCGCGCCGGCGACTACCAGGCGGGCACCTGGGGCTGGCTCGGGATGATCGATCCGGACGAGTATTCCTACGATCTGCTGCACAGCGAGGGCTGGCGCAACTTCACCGGCTACAGGAACCCGAAGCTCGACGAGATCCTGGTGCGCGCCCGGCGGGAGCTCGACCCCGCGAAGCGCGGCGTGCTGTACCGGGAAAGCGAGGATCTCTGGATCGAGGACATGCCGGTGATCCCGCTCTTCTGCTCCAACATCCACAACCTGCTCGCGGCCAATGTTTCCGGCTTCACGCAGCTGCCCTATTCCAGTTTCGGGGACCAGTTCGCCGGCATGACGGTCGGATAGGGAATTGGGCGCCACCCACCTGCGGCGGGCCGGCCGCCGCGCCGGCATCCTGCTGCTGACCGTGCTGGCGGGGGCGCTGCTGGTCTTCCTGGCCATGAAGGCGGTGCCGGGCGATCCTGCCCTGGCCGCGCTGGGCGAGAATGCGCGGCCGGAACTGGTGGAAGCCTTCCGCCGGACGCACGGGCTGGACCGGCCGGTCTGGTGGCAGTTCGCCTCCTGGCTGGGCGGCGCGGCGCTGGGCGATTTCGGCCGCTCCCTGACGCTCGCGGGCGGCGTGCCGGTCGGATCGCTGATCGCCAGCCGCCTGCCGGTCACCGCCTTCGTCGGCCTCTACGCGCTGCTGCTGGCGGTGGCGATCTCGCTGGTGACCGGCACGGTGGCGGCCTTGCAGCGGGGCCGGGCCCTGGACACGGCGATGACCTCCTTCGCGGTGCTGGGCGTCTCCATGCCGGATTTCTGGCTGGGCTATGTGCTGGTCTTCTTCCTGGCGCTGAACTTCCCGATCTTCCCCTCCTACGGCTTCGTCTCGCCGGTGGAATCCCTGGGCGGCGCGCTGCTCTCCGGCTTTCTGCCGGCGCTGGCCATCGCCGCGCCCATGGCCGCCGTCTTCTCGCGCGTGCTGCGGGCCTCGCTGCTGGAGGTGATGCACCGGCCCTTCGTGCAGGTCTCGCGCTCGCTCGGCTTCTCCGGCCCCTTCGTCTTCTTCCACGCCGTGCTGCGCAACGCGCTGATCCCCTATGTCACGGTGATCGGGTTGCAGGTGCGCTACCTGCTCGGCGGGGTGGTGGTGATCGAGCGCGTCTTCGGCATCCCGGGCCTCGGCTCGCTGATGGTGGATGGCGCCTTCGGGCGGGACTATCCGGTGATCCAGGCCTGCGCGCTCACCTTCCTGGTCGTGGTGCTGCTCACCAACCTGCTGGTGGACCTCGTCTGCACCCGCCTCGACCCGCGGGCGCGTGCCTGATGGGGGAAATCCTGCGCAGCCGCACCCTGGCCCTCGGGCTGCTGATCACGCTGGTGGTGGTGCTCGGCATCGCCATCGGGCCGATGGTCACGCCCTTCCCGGCGGAGGAGATGGATTTCGTCAACGTGCTGACGCCGCCGGATGCGACGCACTGGCTCGGCACGGATTCCTATGGCCGCGACGTGCTCTCGCGCATCCTCTCGGGCGGCCGCATCTCCTTCCTGGTCAGCTTCGCCGGCGTGCTGGGCGGTGCCGCGATCGGGACGGCCATCGGCATGACCGCCGCCTGGCGTGGCGGGCGGTGGGAGACGCTGTTGATGGCCGGATGCGACCTGCTCTTCGCCTTTCCCAGCTTCGTGCTGGCGCTGTTCATGATGGTGGTGCTGGGCTTCGGCACGCAGAACGTGATCCTGGCCATCGGCCTCACCTACCTGCCGATCTTCGCGCGCCTCGCCCGCAACCTGACGCGCACGCTGATGCCGGAACCCTATGTGCAGGCGGCGCGGCTGATGGGGCAGGGGCCGGCGCGCATCCTGGTGCGGGAGATCCTGCCCAACATCCTCTCGCCGCTGATGGTGCAGGTGAGCGTCGGCGTGGCCTTCGGCATCGTGATCGAGGCCGGGCTCTCCTTTCTGGGCCTCGGCGTGCAGCCGCCGACCCCCTCGCTGGGCGTGATCCTCGCGGATGGGCGGGAATACTTCCAGAGCGCGCCCTGGGTGCTGACCCTGACCGGGCTGGTGGTTTCCGTGGCGCTGCTGGGGCTGAACCTGCTGGGCGACGGGCTGCGCGACCTCGCCGATCCGCGCCTGCGCCGGGCGGCCGGGCCATGAGCGCCGCGATGCGGGAACACCCCGTGCCGCCGCCCGAGGCCGCCGCCGCCCGCCCGCTGCTGGAGGTCCGCAACCTGCGCATCCAGGCCGGGCCGGTCTCCGTGGTGCGGAGCGTGGACCTTGTGCTGCATCCCGGCGAGACGCTGGGCATCATCGGCGAGTCCGGCTCCGGCAAGACCATCACCGGCCTGTCCCTGCTGCGCCTGCTGCCCGAAGGGCTGCGCGCCGAGGCGGATGTGCTGGTCTGGCGCGACCGCGACCTGACCGGCCTGTCGGACCGGGAGTTCCGCCCCTATCGCGGACGGGAGCTGGCCATGGTCTTCCAGGACCCGGTCGGCTCCTTCAACCCCGCCAAGACGATCGGCTGGCACCTGCGCACCGCGCTCGCCCGCCGCGACGAGGGGCGGAAGCCGGAGCCCTGGCATCCGCGCGCCGTGTCGCTGCTGGAGGGTGTCGGCATCCCGCGCCCGGAGGCGGTGCTGGAGCGCTATCCGCACCAGCTTTCGGGCGGCATGCTGCAACGGGCGCTGATCGCCATGGTGGTGGCGCTGGAGCCCGGCCTCATCGTGGCCGACGAGCCCACCACCAATCTCGACAACATCGTCGAGCAGCAGATCCTGACGCTGTTCCGCGACCTGCGGCACCGCCTCGCCGCCGCCTTCGTCTTCATCACCCACGATATCGGCATCGCCGGGCAGATCAGCGACCGGCTGGCGGTGATGTATGCCGGGGAGATCGTGGAGACCGGCCCGGCGGCGCAGATCCTGGCCGCGCCGCGCCATCCCTATACGCGCGGCCTGATCGCCACCGCCCATGCCCTGGCGGCGCGGGCGGAACGGCTGGCCGAGATTCCCGGGCAGTTGCCGCCGCCCGGGGCACGGCCGGAGGGCTGTGTCTTCCGCCCGCGCTGCGCCTGGGCGCGGGAGGGCTGCGAGGCCGTCCAGCCCCTGCGCACCGTCGCGCCGGGGCGCCAGATCCGGTGCCTGCTCGATGCCTGAACCCATGCCGGGCGAGCCCCTGCTGCGTGTCGAGGACCTGGTCGTCCGCTTCCCGGACCCGCACCGCCCCGGCGGCGTGCTGATGGCGCTGGACGGCATCAGCCTGGATCTCGCGCCCGGCGAGATCCTGGGGCTGGTGGGCGAATCCGGCAGCGGCAAGACCACGCTCGGCAAGACGGTGCTGCGCCTGTACGAGCCGCAGGGCGGCCGCATCCTCCTGCACGGGCGGGACATCGCCCATGCCACGGAATCCGAGCTGCGCCCGCACCGCCGCGCCATGCAGATGGTCTTCCAGGACCCGCTCTCCTCCTTCAACCCGCGCCACACGGTGGGCGAGGCCATCGCCACGCCGCTGCGCCTGCACCGGCTCTGCCCGAGGGCGGAGGTCTCCGCCCACGTCGCGGCGATCCTGGACGAGGTCGGCCTACCGGCGGGCTTCGCCGCCCGCTTCCCGCACCAGATGTCGGGCGGGCAGTTGCAGCGCGCGGCGATCGGCCGCGCCCTGGCCCTCTCGCCCGAGTTGATCGTGGCGGACGAGGCGGTGTCCAAGCTCGACGTCTCCGTGCGGGCGCAGGTGCTGAACCTGCTGCGCGCGGTGCA from Roseomonas gilardii includes the following:
- a CDS encoding ABC transporter substrate-binding protein, producing the protein MTEASPGAGLSRRALLAAGGFGALALGGFPRIGMAAPGTLRAAISGYGVVNTLDPAKAALIPEFYVIWALYNGLLKLDAQMRPVPDLAESFRTTEDGALEFRLRQGVKFHDGGMLTSDDVKFTLERLLDEKTQSPNRSKVSAVSAIEVPDLLTVRLRTDQPFAPLLTFLSNARTGTQILSRAAVSADPEGFGRKPVGTGAFSLRAWEPNQALKLAAFPGYFGGAPKLSEVEIPLIAEESSGVTALLGRQVDLTSTAPFADIPNLQKRTDIKVLKQPGLNTRFLCLNNRKPPFDDVHFRRAVSLAINRDVLVRVVLFGEGVATPGLIPPSLTESYDPKPKPLSSFNAQRAKEELAKSKYGPGTEGTIITWGSGWWKRIGEVVAAQVNQVLGTKLTVEVNEANTVFSRIRAGDYQAGTWGWLGMIDPDEYSYDLLHSEGWRNFTGYRNPKLDEILVRARRELDPAKRGVLYRESEDLWIEDMPVIPLFCSNIHNLLAANVSGFTQLPYSSFGDQFAGMTVG
- a CDS encoding ABC transporter permease, whose protein sequence is MGATHLRRAGRRAGILLLTVLAGALLVFLAMKAVPGDPALAALGENARPELVEAFRRTHGLDRPVWWQFASWLGGAALGDFGRSLTLAGGVPVGSLIASRLPVTAFVGLYALLLAVAISLVTGTVAALQRGRALDTAMTSFAVLGVSMPDFWLGYVLVFFLALNFPIFPSYGFVSPVESLGGALLSGFLPALAIAAPMAAVFSRVLRASLLEVMHRPFVQVSRSLGFSGPFVFFHAVLRNALIPYVTVIGLQVRYLLGGVVVIERVFGIPGLGSLMVDGAFGRDYPVIQACALTFLVVVLLTNLLVDLVCTRLDPRARA
- a CDS encoding ABC transporter permease, whose translation is MGEILRSRTLALGLLITLVVVLGIAIGPMVTPFPAEEMDFVNVLTPPDATHWLGTDSYGRDVLSRILSGGRISFLVSFAGVLGGAAIGTAIGMTAAWRGGRWETLLMAGCDLLFAFPSFVLALFMMVVLGFGTQNVILAIGLTYLPIFARLARNLTRTLMPEPYVQAARLMGQGPARILVREILPNILSPLMVQVSVGVAFGIVIEAGLSFLGLGVQPPTPSLGVILADGREYFQSAPWVLTLTGLVVSVALLGLNLLGDGLRDLADPRLRRAAGP
- a CDS encoding ABC transporter ATP-binding protein, with protein sequence MSAAMREHPVPPPEAAAARPLLEVRNLRIQAGPVSVVRSVDLVLHPGETLGIIGESGSGKTITGLSLLRLLPEGLRAEADVLVWRDRDLTGLSDREFRPYRGRELAMVFQDPVGSFNPAKTIGWHLRTALARRDEGRKPEPWHPRAVSLLEGVGIPRPEAVLERYPHQLSGGMLQRALIAMVVALEPGLIVADEPTTNLDNIVEQQILTLFRDLRHRLAAAFVFITHDIGIAGQISDRLAVMYAGEIVETGPAAQILAAPRHPYTRGLIATAHALAARAERLAEIPGQLPPPGARPEGCVFRPRCAWAREGCEAVQPLRTVAPGRQIRCLLDA
- a CDS encoding ATP-binding cassette domain-containing protein — its product is MPEPMPGEPLLRVEDLVVRFPDPHRPGGVLMALDGISLDLAPGEILGLVGESGSGKTTLGKTVLRLYEPQGGRILLHGRDIAHATESELRPHRRAMQMVFQDPLSSFNPRHTVGEAIATPLRLHRLCPRAEVSAHVAAILDEVGLPAGFAARFPHQMSGGQLQRAAIGRALALSPELIVADEAVSKLDVSVRAQVLNLLRAVQARSNLAMLFITHDLHVARFLCHRIAVMHFGRLLEIGPTEQVFTQPRHDYTRALIGTLHGVPERGAA